One genomic window of Gallaecimonas sp. GXIMD4217 includes the following:
- the ssb gene encoding single-stranded DNA-binding protein translates to MPNGNAVANFTVATSESWKDKQTGEQKEQTEWHRIVMYRRLAEIAGEYLRKGSKVYIEGRLQTRKWQGQDGQDRYTTEIVANEMQMLDSRSGGQGGGQGGFQPKPAQQQGGFGGQQGGQGGYGGQQGGQGGYGGQQGGQQQGGFQPKPQPAPQQNKPQGGYGDPMEPPMDFDDDIPF, encoded by the coding sequence ATGCCCAACGGCAATGCCGTTGCCAATTTCACCGTCGCCACCAGCGAAAGCTGGAAGGACAAGCAGACAGGTGAGCAGAAAGAGCAGACCGAATGGCACCGCATCGTCATGTACCGTCGCCTGGCCGAGATCGCCGGCGAGTACCTGCGCAAGGGCTCCAAGGTCTATATCGAAGGTCGCCTGCAGACCCGCAAGTGGCAGGGCCAGGACGGTCAGGATCGCTACACCACAGAGATCGTTGCCAACGAGATGCAGATGCTGGACTCCCGTAGCGGTGGCCAGGGCGGCGGCCAGGGTGGCTTCCAGCCCAAGCCGGCCCAGCAGCAGGGCGGCTTCGGCGGCCAGCAGGGTGGCCAGGGCGGCTACGGCGGCCAGCAGGGCGGCCAGGGTGGCTACGGTGGCCAGCAGGGCGGGCAGCAGCAGGGCGGCTTCCAGCCCAAGCCTCAGCCGGCCCCCCAGCAGAACAAGCCCCAGGGCGGCTACGGCGATCCCATGGAACCGCCCATGGATTTCGACGACGATATCCCGTTCTGA
- a CDS encoding EAL domain-containing protein: MQWMANGKGVLAALVLHLVGLGWLLLCLWQPEPTPLAALPALVVMLSTLAWLGWLYFYRERRELVLAQQLQGLRRRAAQVLAQDETQQLPEVAQALDTLRDRVSFLEQQQSRFDHFIRQSTLLDAETGIGNRSFFEQRLAAWLQEVEGNGFGCLVILELRGLERLDERQRLNWLQLFIGQLDAQLQQWPDSLMARLDEDDFALLLPQMGPREGQQFTLKLLKLIERLPREAAMSREDWCHLGWVLYRTGDDALALLEQAEMALRAAQVQGANGVMAYEAEGAPIAEQGSVRWRALLEQVVARRQLQILRLPVYQLDGDLHHWRVRSQIRDKDGFEIDESIFMPMAVKVGQDLALERQSMARLLDALARIRCKGWRLTHRICVDALMNRDFFAWLKEALAEHRDMLPSLTLAVTEFEVVQFGDGLIGLLRELRSLGLGIQVERVGQVVTDTDYVAAIPVSSIKLHGSLVRHIERHAGNQLVVQGLVRAVLAVDGLVLAQGIGTDEERNMLSRLGVDGGDGPLFGRGPQALLES, encoded by the coding sequence ATGCAGTGGATGGCAAACGGCAAGGGGGTCCTGGCGGCCCTGGTGCTGCACCTGGTCGGTCTGGGCTGGCTGTTGCTGTGCCTGTGGCAGCCCGAGCCGACGCCCCTGGCGGCGCTCCCGGCCCTGGTGGTGATGCTGTCGACCCTGGCCTGGCTGGGCTGGCTGTATTTCTACCGCGAGCGCCGGGAGCTGGTCCTGGCGCAGCAGCTGCAGGGGCTGCGTCGCCGCGCCGCCCAGGTGCTGGCCCAGGACGAAACTCAGCAGCTGCCGGAGGTGGCCCAGGCCCTGGACACCCTCAGGGACAGGGTCAGCTTCCTGGAACAGCAGCAATCCCGTTTCGACCACTTTATCCGCCAGTCCACCCTGCTGGATGCCGAGACCGGTATCGGCAACAGGTCCTTCTTCGAGCAGCGCCTGGCCGCCTGGCTGCAGGAGGTGGAGGGCAATGGTTTCGGCTGCCTGGTGATCCTGGAACTGCGTGGCCTGGAAAGGCTGGATGAGCGCCAGCGTCTGAACTGGTTGCAGCTGTTCATCGGCCAGCTGGATGCCCAGCTGCAGCAATGGCCTGACAGCCTGATGGCGCGCCTGGACGAGGACGACTTCGCACTGCTGCTGCCGCAGATGGGGCCAAGGGAAGGGCAGCAATTCACCCTCAAGCTGCTGAAGCTCATTGAGCGCCTGCCCCGGGAGGCGGCCATGTCCAGGGAGGACTGGTGCCACCTGGGCTGGGTGCTGTACCGCACCGGCGACGACGCCCTGGCCCTGCTGGAGCAGGCGGAAATGGCCCTGCGCGCCGCCCAGGTCCAGGGCGCCAACGGCGTCATGGCCTACGAGGCCGAGGGGGCGCCCATCGCCGAGCAGGGCAGCGTGCGCTGGCGGGCCCTGCTGGAGCAGGTAGTGGCCCGCAGGCAGCTGCAGATCCTGCGGCTGCCGGTGTACCAGCTGGACGGCGATCTGCACCACTGGCGGGTGCGCTCCCAGATCCGCGACAAGGACGGCTTCGAGATAGACGAGTCCATCTTCATGCCCATGGCCGTCAAGGTGGGCCAGGATCTGGCCCTGGAGCGGCAGTCCATGGCGCGGCTGCTGGACGCCCTGGCCAGGATCCGCTGCAAGGGCTGGCGGCTGACCCACAGGATCTGCGTCGACGCCCTGATGAACCGCGACTTCTTTGCCTGGCTCAAGGAGGCCCTGGCCGAGCATCGCGACATGCTGCCCAGCCTGACCCTGGCGGTCACCGAGTTCGAGGTGGTCCAGTTTGGTGACGGCCTGATAGGCCTGCTCAGGGAGCTGCGCAGCCTGGGCCTGGGGATCCAGGTGGAGCGGGTCGGCCAGGTGGTCACCGACACCGACTATGTGGCCGCCATACCGGTGTCCTCCATCAAGCTGCACGGCAGCCTGGTGCGCCATATCGAGCGCCACGCCGGCAACCAGCTGGTGGTGCAGGGCCTGGTGCGGGCGGTGCTGGCGGTGGACGGGCTGGTGCTGGCCCAGGGCATCGGCACCGACGAGGAG